The following are encoded together in the Candidatus Margulisiibacteriota bacterium genome:
- a CDS encoding protein-glutamate O-methyltransferase CheR, with translation MEDTYDIEYEKFKQDVKSILGVDLNQYKPAQMKRRIRSFISKYKCVTLASFTELLKKNDEALKVFKDYITINVTEFFRNPEKFEELKTKVLPELIKNSRNQGRHTVRIWSAGCSTGAEAYTLAIIFEEHFQGVDYSVIGTDIDENIVRNAKAAEYKDIEIKNLNKYILDKYFDVQADKTKWKVKDKLKRNVKFLLGNLLGDTFPKGFDLILCRNVVIYFTEEAKDILYKKFYDSLVDNGVLFIGGTESILNAKQIGFKNSTNLFYYK, from the coding sequence ATGGAAGATACTTACGATATTGAATATGAAAAGTTTAAACAGGATGTAAAAAGTATCCTCGGAGTTGATTTGAATCAATACAAACCGGCTCAAATGAAAAGAAGGATCAGGTCTTTTATCAGTAAATATAAATGTGTAACCTTGGCTTCTTTTACAGAATTGCTGAAAAAAAATGACGAAGCCTTAAAAGTCTTCAAAGATTACATCACAATTAATGTAACCGAATTTTTTAGAAACCCTGAAAAATTCGAGGAACTAAAGACCAAAGTTTTGCCTGAACTAATTAAAAATTCCAGAAATCAGGGCAGACATACTGTAAGAATTTGGAGTGCAGGTTGTTCAACTGGGGCTGAAGCTTACACACTGGCAATTATTTTTGAAGAACATTTCCAGGGAGTAGACTACTCTGTAATCGGGACGGATATTGATGAGAATATTGTAAGAAACGCCAAAGCCGCAGAATATAAAGATATAGAGATTAAGAACCTGAACAAATATATACTGGATAAATATTTTGATGTTCAGGCAGATAAAACAAAATGGAAAGTAAAAGATAAACTGAAAAGGAATGTAAAATTTTTGCTTGGTAATTTACTGGGAGATACATTCCCCAAAGGATTTGATTTAATATTGTGTCGGAATGTGGTTATATATTTTACAGAGGAAGCAAAAGATATTTTATATAAAAAATTTTATGATTCTTTGGTAGACAATGGGGTTTTGTTTATCGGAGGTACAGAAAGTATTTTAAATGCAAAACAAATAGGCTTCAAAAATAGCACTAATTTGTTTTATTATAAGTAA
- the cysE gene encoding serine O-acetyltransferase: MIIFSIFLASLFLLLVLIAYIHKDIQAIFLGDPAAKNILEVLTYPSLYATSMHRINHLLWSVRIPFIPRLLSQIVRFFTFIEIHPAARIGDALFIDHGDGVVIGETAEIGNNVILYHQVTLGGTGKEKGKRHPTIGNNVIIGAGSKILGNIRIGNNCKIGAGTIVLKNVPDHSTVVGNPGRIVSGTNKDMVESLDLGNVPDPIQENFIKLEKQIKTLQKQVKDLSANKKS, translated from the coding sequence ATGATCATTTTCAGTATTTTTTTGGCAAGTTTATTCCTGTTATTGGTGCTTATTGCCTACATCCATAAAGATATTCAGGCGATATTTCTTGGAGACCCGGCAGCTAAAAATATTCTGGAAGTTTTGACCTATCCCAGCCTTTATGCCACCTCCATGCACAGGATCAATCATTTGTTATGGTCTGTCAGAATTCCTTTTATTCCGAGATTATTATCACAAATTGTCAGATTTTTTACCTTTATAGAAATTCATCCTGCTGCCAGAATAGGAGATGCTCTGTTTATCGATCATGGTGACGGGGTAGTTATCGGCGAAACTGCAGAAATTGGCAATAATGTAATTTTGTATCATCAGGTTACATTGGGCGGTACGGGCAAGGAAAAAGGCAAGAGACATCCGACAATAGGCAATAATGTAATAATCGGAGCGGGTTCTAAAATCCTGGGCAATATAAGAATAGGGAATAATTGTAAAATCGGAGCGGGCACGATAGTTTTAAAGAATGTTCCAGATCATTCAACAGTGGTGGGAAATCCTGGAAGAATAGTTTCCGGAACAAATAAAGATATGGTAGAATCACTAGACTTGGGAAATGTACCAGACCCGATTCAGGAAAACTTTATAAAATTGGAAAAACAAATTAAAACTTTGCAGAAACAAGTAAAAGACCTGTCTGCAAATAAAAAGTCTTAA
- a CDS encoding DnaJ domain-containing protein produces MIVNKNKYFKILNVAEDSSVSIIKQTTKKLLKKYHPDQHPKHKDWAETQTKRILEAYKILVKDIEHGKNQEKRIIYQPHIRIILKEKKSFFIETIVPENDTQQKVYFDVSLIDRVISSLDLTWVREPVMAKFGEFNYYLINRLIYSEGVRQLDNGYKVLLFKPVFVSNYRLALGFVSGGKVTELLDNDCSQMESKKVNDLELKFKENDYYITPDVYKNIERLLLEKK; encoded by the coding sequence ATGATTGTAAATAAAAATAAATATTTCAAGATTTTAAATGTTGCTGAAGATTCCAGTGTCAGCATAATTAAACAAACAACTAAAAAGTTACTAAAAAAATATCATCCGGATCAACATCCCAAACACAAAGACTGGGCTGAAACTCAGACTAAAAGGATACTCGAGGCTTACAAAATTCTGGTTAAGGATATTGAACATGGTAAAAATCAGGAAAAGAGAATAATTTATCAACCGCATATAAGAATAATTCTCAAAGAAAAAAAGAGTTTTTTTATAGAAACCATTGTCCCTGAAAATGATACTCAGCAGAAAGTTTATTTTGATGTTAGTCTTATAGACCGTGTAATATCCAGCCTGGATTTAACCTGGGTACGGGAACCTGTTATGGCGAAATTTGGGGAATTTAATTATTATCTGATAAATAGACTTATATATAGTGAGGGTGTAAGGCAACTTGATAATGGTTATAAAGTTTTATTGTTTAAGCCTGTTTTTGTGAGCAATTACCGATTAGCTTTAGGGTTTGTTAGCGGCGGAAAAGTTACTGAGCTTTTGGATAATGATTGTTCGCAAATGGAGAGTAAAAAAGTTAACGATCTTGAACTTAAATTTAAAGAAAATGATTATTATATAACACCGGATGTTTATAAAAATATAGAAAGGTTGTTATTAGAAAAAAAGTAA
- a CDS encoding chemotaxis protein CheD produces the protein MTSISVGLAEIKFSRNPDDIIIAHGLGSCVGVAIYDTSCKLGGMIHVVLPSSSIQKDFATTPERFADTGIPVLLNKFLLLGGKVATSFVKIAGGANMFQYNNMSSLDIGGRNIVAVKETLSKYHIVPTSEDVGGCNGRTFSIQIATGKVFSRMIGMKEREI, from the coding sequence ATGACCAGTATTAGCGTGGGTTTGGCAGAGATTAAATTCTCGAGAAATCCGGATGATATTATAATCGCACATGGCTTGGGGTCTTGTGTGGGTGTAGCCATCTATGATACTAGCTGCAAATTGGGTGGCATGATCCATGTCGTTCTTCCCAGCAGTTCAATACAGAAAGATTTTGCTACCACACCGGAACGTTTTGCCGATACCGGTATACCGGTGCTGCTTAATAAATTTTTGTTATTGGGAGGGAAGGTTGCCACTTCTTTTGTAAAAATTGCCGGTGGCGCCAACATGTTCCAGTATAATAATATGAGCAGTTTAGATATCGGGGGGAGAAATATCGTAGCCGTTAAGGAGACTTTAAGCAAATATCATATTGTCCCCACGAGTGAAGATGTCGGTGGTTGCAATGGGCGCACATTTTCGATACAAATTGCCACAGGCAAGGTTTTTTCCAGGATGATAGGAATGAAAGAGAGAGAAATTTAG